The DNA sequence ATCGGGCGCGGATCGGGGGGCGCGGACCTGGGGGCGCGTCAGGCGGAGGCGCGGTGGATCAGCTCGGTGTTCAGGAGGACATGGGGGGAGGGGACGTCGTCGCCGCGGATGCGGGAGACCAAGAGGCGGGCCATCTGCCGGCCCATCTCCTCCACCGGCTGGAACACCGTGGTCAGCGGCGGCTCGGCCTGGCGGGCGATCGGGGCGTCGTCGAAGCCGATCACCGCCACGTCCTCGGGCACCCGGCGACCCGCCTCCCGCAGCGCGCGCAACGCGCCGAAGGCCATCAGGTCGGAGGCGACGAAGACGGCGTCCAGATCCGGGCAGGAATCCAGCAGCCGACGCATGGCGGCGGTGCCGCTGCCCTCGCTGAAGTCCCCGTACGCGATCAGGCCGTTCTCGACCATGCCCCCGGCGGCGCGCACCGCCTCCCGGTAGCCGGAGAGCCGGGCCAGGCCGGCGCCCATGTCCTGCGGGCCGGCGATGGTGGCGACCCGCCGCCGCCCCCGGGCGAACAGGTGCTCCACCGCCTGCCGGGCGCCGCCGACGTTGTCCACGTCGACGAACCACGAGGGCTGGGCGTTGGGGTGCAGCATCCGGGCGGGCCGGCCACCGAGCACCGCGGGCAGGCCGCGCTCCTCCAGCAGCGTCGGCAGCGGGTCCGAGTCGTGCAGCGAGAGCAGGAGCACGCCGTCCACGTGCTGGTTGGTCAGGTGGTGCTCGACCCGCTCCCGCTCGATCGGCGACTGCACCATCGCCAGCCAGAGCTGCATCGGCGTCTCCACCAACCCGGAGCTGACGCCCCGGACGATCGCCGCGAAGAACGGCTCGGTGAAGACCCGCTCCCCCGACTCGGAGACCACCAGGGCCACCGAGTCGGTCCGCTGGGTGACCAGCGCCCGGG is a window from the Micromonospora sp. DSM 45708 genome containing:
- a CDS encoding LacI family DNA-binding transcriptional regulator; this encodes MTTQRTRSLGRPTLDAVAARAGVGRGTVSRVVNGSPQVSPEARAAVQQAIAELGYVPNRAARALVTQRTDSVALVVSESGERVFTEPFFAAIVRGVSSGLVETPMQLWLAMVQSPIERERVEHHLTNQHVDGVLLLSLHDSDPLPTLLEERGLPAVLGGRPARMLHPNAQPSWFVDVDNVGGARQAVEHLFARGRRRVATIAGPQDMGAGLARLSGYREAVRAAGGMVENGLIAYGDFSEGSGTAAMRRLLDSCPDLDAVFVASDLMAFGALRALREAGRRVPEDVAVIGFDDAPIARQAEPPLTTVFQPVEEMGRQMARLLVSRIRGDDVPSPHVLLNTELIHRASA